In Paraburkholderia terrae, the DNA window CCATGGGGGAGTACCGTGAAACTGACCTTCGCTATATCGGTGGTCGCATTGGTACTCATCGCAGGCACCACGACCATCTGCATGTCCGGCGTCGTCAACGAACACACCACTGAATACGGTGGCGTTCATGCGACGATGGAACAGCTGTTCAACCCTCACGCGAAAATTTGTCGATGACGCGTCTGTCGCGCTTGGTCGGCCGCCCTTGCAATTCGGCGGCTGGCTCGCGATAGGTCTTGCGCCGCTCGTTCTCCTGCTGGCGCTTCTGCCTGCCCTCTTCGGTTTCCACGTAAAGCGTCTGCGCGACGCTCGCTGGCCCGCGCACGTCGCAGACGCCGAGCACCTGGATCTGCCAGACAATCCGTTCGATCTCGATCTCGACCAGATCGCCGACCCGCACATCCTTGGCCGGCTTCACCGTCGCGCCGCCGATCCGCACCCGGCCCTTCTCGACGGCATCCGTTGCCAGCGAACGCGTCTTGAAGAAGCGCGCCGCCCACAGCCATTTGTCGATGCGCAAGCGAGCGCCCGGTTCGGTAGAAATCTTGTAGTTCATCAGTCCTTCTTCAGGCGCTTCCAGACGCCATGAGCCGATACACGAATGCAGATTGCATGCCGGACACGGAAAAAATCAGGCGACGGACGCGCTTTGGGGCGCGCTCACCTGCACCGGCCAGCCTTGCAGATGCTGCGCGACGATCTCGCCGAGCG includes these proteins:
- a CDS encoding RNA-binding S4 domain-containing protein produces the protein MNYKISTEPGARLRIDKWLWAARFFKTRSLATDAVEKGRVRIGGATVKPAKDVRVGDLVEIEIERIVWQIQVLGVCDVRGPASVAQTLYVETEEGRQKRQQENERRKTYREPAAELQGRPTKRDRRVIDKFSREG